From a region of the Daphnia magna isolate NIES linkage group LG1, ASM2063170v1.1, whole genome shotgun sequence genome:
- the LOC116918381 gene encoding myb-binding protein 1A-like protein encodes MLKASSLNLPCTAPRAQNYAEYFAENKSDFLLNADYYGLKSRRGKHTRGLDQFAACSKSNLLKMKKKTVKTVVPVEIDTSLNGTDNKEQKARTLDGKSENDTAASDNVPNAVLTTSKPVINTKSSKGLSQQFLDLFWKLADKEASIRLTASLEIIKHIESALSSASQLNYTIGRLVQGLASNRECARHGYYITLVGILKALDATQLTNQIIHEAIKNRLGAEGNKKERIDQHVGQVLAYGALLKSGRLNDKEEMLLVINQLIIGSKIKNYIQPVAYGFLEELCQKVDAETFKGTVWPLLKPELSLPWGDQTFDTLNLLLVAQSKFPKIVDKRFWKETFGSSNISKPECFSELTTLILTNSSSGDHPLFAKIAKILFDSGKLLDFWSDHFDPALEFPTNLKSVAALTMFNSLLKIVDDDMVGKLLLKSIVSILVTILQAKEDSNFELADKTLESIKTVLAKEDISPDSQISIIEQLFNLSGHVAFDKNTNTRFIANVSFSLKKETIVKIVEMYRQFVNDSSRTQDKITLIQHLTKLISHPAMQRDVEWKASQLVFLAQWAYFTPSASKVFSSAAKETFHRALDHPCKKLEDLSTFLSKSFDQVNKLVDVDGEITDEVKAYWKNLKKVVEKIQKKNRTTKETDSWTGQVFLVLYINMGFELLRQPALPSEIIAELDTCYSKATENSNRKTKAAKAKQLETPEDPHWLEVVTDILLSLLSRNQHLLRSIVVSVWSLLAEHVTPNALQQVLDVIDPSKKDTPLVDADEEDEDLEDSDLSDEEESPNGEKEANEESEIEEEDDGDDECSDGMDEEETITDKLRMKIHEALGDSAALTDTESVDIDDLSDGQMESLDKALGSAFQEFRKARPVRKNVNKLPKEGTALMHFRLRCLDLIEVLTDKELSISLSAAAMMPLLSLLEVTVKEPLQKPLMDRTRSVLRKLTNIRRFSDSKDVVMEDLVKLLQILFSKPYAKKTLMPYISEDLVQCCSFILRCTLHLSRVNDSTSGQKKQKEPHVEVDGVYQLYRSNLSKFFLKRDSHVPFGVFSRALVFPWPDAGFLLESLIEYAFGPTILKNRKLLAVQLLTALFRNSTAVSAIGEPLLTKRLHSLLQCSQRVVEEAGSDSKPKYLNELFILLRVVLLCPEVAKLRGGSPTSGGVGTDDGEPWKPFKDALTVFTAKGLGKQKDLKKNHSMLARLMGLALDEIEPAQACGGGGSKRLTSSSSSPEADGAKSTKTTTNGSKAGEMATKKKLKSNRPGDKEKKEAKKRRMTASGEGFGGVTFAQVDMDIDVAPEAEPSSSVVAKEKVGERKKRRKDSETMKAGSHDTNGNQVEQEVGEEEKGAKSKKEKKKKLKKKDKNSVEEVSEDVPTAAEDASAGSTTPKKLKKRQTTVESTTDDRRDETTDGTPSPAKKKKKRKSTID; translated from the exons ATGTTGAAGGCTTCAAGCTTGAATCTCCCTTGTACTGCACCAAGAGCGCAAAATTATGCGGAATACTTTGCTGAG AATAAATCTGACTTTTTGCTAAATGCTGATTATTACGGCCTGAAAAGCAGACGAGGAAAGCACACACGAGGTTTGGACCAATTCGCCGCGTGCTCGAAATCAAACCtcttgaaaatgaagaaaaagacgGTGAAGACTGTTGTTCCAGTAGAAATTGACACATCATTAAATGGAACTGACAATAAAGAG CAAAAGGCGCGAACGCTCGATGGCAAGTCGGAGAACGATACAGCTGCGTCTGATAATGTGCCGAATGCTGTTTTGACAACCTCAAAGCCTGTTATTAATACCAAATCATCAAAAGGATTGAGCCAGCAGTTTTTGGATCTGTTTTGGAAATTAGCTGACAAGGAAGCAAGCATAAGACTAACTGCTTCGTTGGAAATTATCAAGCATATTGAAAGTGCTCTTTCCTCT GCATCACAGCTGAATTACACCATTGGCAGATTGGTTCAAGGACTTGCTTCAAACAGAGAGTGTGCCAGACATGGGTACTACATCACACTAGTTGGTATTCTTAAAGCACTAGATGCAACACAGCTAACTAATCAAATAATCCATGAAGCCATCAAAAATCGACTTGGGGCTGAAGgcaataaaaaa GAAAGAATTGATCAACATGTGGGTCAGGTTCTAGCCTATGGTGCGTTGTTGAAATCTGGGCGACTAAATGATAAGGAAGAGATGCTTCTAGTAATCAATCAGTTGATTATTGGTTCCAAGATTAAAAACTACATTCAACCAGTTGCTTATGGATTTCTTGAAGAGCTCTGTCAAAAA GTGGATGCTGAAACCTTTAAAGGAACTGTTTGGCCTCTTCTGAAACCAGAACTTTCTCTGCCATGGGGAGATCAAACATTTGACACTTTGAACTTGCTGTTGGTCGCGCAGAGCAAGTTCCCGAAAATAGTTGATAAACGCTTTTGGAAGGAGACTTTTGGCTCCTCTAACATCAGTAAACCTGAGTGTTTTAGTGAACTGACTACATTGATTTTG acTAACTCTTCCTCGGGGGACCATCCTCTCTTCGCCAAAATCGCCAAAATTTTGTTCGATTCTGGAAAACTTCTTGATTTTTGGTCAGATCATTTTGATCCTGCTCTTGAGTTTCCCACCAATTTAAAATCAGTCGCCGCCCTGACGATGTTTAATAGCCTGCTGAAAATCGTGGATGACGATATG gtTGGCAAGCTGCTTTTGAAAAGCATCGTTTCGATTTTGGTAACAATTCTACAAGCAAAAGAGGATTCTAATTTTGAATTAGCGGATAAAACTCTAGAATCAATCAAAACGGTGTTGGCCAAAGAAGATATTTCTCCTGATTCGCAAATATCAATTATTGAGCAATTGTTCAACTTGTCTGGTCACGTTGCATTTGACAAAAACACTA aTACTCGATTTATAGCAAACGTGAGTTTTTCTCTAAAGAAGGAAACAATTGTGAAAATTGTCGAAATGTATCGCCAGTTTGTCAATGACAGTAGTCGAACGCAAGACAAAATCACACTCATCCAACATTTAACCAA GTTGATAAGTCACCCTGCTATGCAACGCGACGTAGAGTGGAAAGCTTCACAGTTAGTGTTTCTAGCTCAGTGGGCCTATTTTACCCCATCTGCCTCTAAAGTCTTCTCTTCCGCGGCCAAAGAAACTTTTCACCGTGCGCTTGATCACCCATGTAAGAAATTGGAAGATTTGTCAACTTTCTTGTCCAAATCATTCGACCAAGTTAACAAACTTGTCGACGTCGACGGTGAAATCACTGATGAG GTGAAAGCATattggaaaaatttaaaaaaagttgttgaaaaGATTCAAAAGAAGAATCGGACGACTAAAGAAACTGACAGCTGGACTGGTCAGGTCTTTTTGGTCTTGTACATCAACATGGGTTTTGAATTGCTCCGCCAGCCGGCTTTGCCTTCTGAAATCATTGCCGAGTTGGATACCTGTTATAGTAAAGCCACCGAGAACAGCAATAGAAAAACGAAGGCAGCTAAAGCGAAGCAGTTGGAGACGCCCGAAGATCCTCATTGGTTGGAAGTCGTCACCGATATTCTCCTTTCATTGCTTTCACGGAATCAGCATTTGCTCCGCAGCATCGTCGTGTCCGTTTGGTCGCTACTGGCCGAACACGTGACCCCCAACGCTTTGCAGCAAGTCTTGGAT GTTATCGATCCATCGAAGAAGGATACCCCGTTAGTCGACGCCGACGAGGAGGATGAGGATTTAGAAGACAGCGACCTGagcgatgaagaagaaagtcCGAATGGAGAAAAAGAAGCGAACGAAGAATCGGAAATTGAGGAGGAAGATGACGGCGACGACGAATGTAGTGACGGAATGGACGAAGAAGAAACGATTACAGACAAACTTCGAATGAAGATTCACGAGGCTCTAGGTGACAGCGCCGCTCTGACAGACACGGAATCGGTTGATATCGACGATCTCTCAGACGGCCAAATGGAGAGTTTGGATAAAGCGCTCGGCTCGGCGTTCCAGGAATTCCGTAAAGCTCGTCCTGTTCGCAAGAATGTGAACAAATTACCCAAAGAAGGAACTGCCTTGATGCACTTTCGCCTCCGCTGTCTCGATCTTATTGAGGTGCTGACAGACAAGGAATTGAGCATCAGTTTATCAGCTGCCGCCATGATGCCGCTCCTCTCATTACTAGAGGTCACGGTCAAGGAACCGTTACAAAAGCCCTTGATGGACCGTACGAGATCCGTCCTCCGTAAATTGACCAATATTCGACGATTCAGCGATTCCAAAGACGTCGTCATGGAAGACTTGGTCAAATTGTTGCAGATTCTTTTCTCTAAACCCTATGCCA AGAAAACGCTGATGCCTTACATCAGTGAAGATTTGGTTCAATGTTGCTCGTTTATTCTCAGGTGTACGTTGCACCTGAGTCGAGTCAACGATTCGACCAGCGGCCAGAAGAAGCAAAAAGAACCTCACGTCGAGGTTGACGGAGTATATCAACTGTATCGCTCGAATTTATCGAAATTTTTCTTGAAACGCGACTCTCACGTCCCGTTTGGTGTCTTTTCGCGAGCTCTTGTCTTTCCTTGGCCGGATGCTGGATTCCTGCTCGAGTCATTGATTGAATACGCTTTCGGTCCGACGATCCTGAAGAATCGCAAGTTGCTGGCCGTCCAGCTGTTGACGGCGCTCTTCCGGAACTCGACTGCCGTATCAGCCATAGGCGAGCCACTACTGACAAAGCGGTTACACAGTCTGTTGCAATGCTCTCAGCGG GTCGTCGAAGAAGCTGGTAGCGATTCCAAACCCAAGTACTTGAACGAGCTTTTTATTCTGCTGCGTGTTGTGCTGCTTTGTCCCGAAGTTGCCAAGCTGAGGGGAGGCTCGCCTACTTCTGGTGGTGTTGGTACAGACGACGGCGAACCTTGGAAGCCTTTCAAAGACGCGCTGACGGTCTTTACAGCTAAAGGATTGGGCAAACAAAAGGACTTGAAAAAGAATCACTCTATGCTGGCCAGACTGATGGGTCTGGCTCTTGACGAAATCGAACCGGCACAGGcctgcggcggcggtggctCAAAACGATTgacatcttcttcttcgtcgccGGAAGCTGATGGAGCCAAATCGACAAAGACGACTACAAATGGATCGAAAGCGGGAGAGATggcgacaaaaaaaaagctgaaatcCAATCGTCCTGgagacaaagaaaagaaagaggctAAGAAGCGGCGGATGACAGCGTCGGGGGAGGGTTTCGGCGGTGTAACTTTTGCTCAAGTTGATATGGACATTGACGTGGCACCCGAAGCGGAACCATCTTCGTCGGTGGTTGCGAAGGAAAAGGTTGGCGAGCGGAAGAAACGGCGTAAGGATTCTGAGACGATGAAAGCAGGAAGTCACGATACAAACGGCAATCAAGTGGAGCAGGAGGTtggcgaagaagaaaagggagcGAAAtcgaagaaggaaaagaagaaaaaattgaagaaaaaggataAAAATAGTGTGGAAGAAGTTTCGGAAGATGTGCCTACAGCTGCCG AAGACGCGTCGGCAGGGTCTACAACACccaaaaaactgaaaaagagGCAGACGACAGTCGAGTCGACAACGGATGATCGACGAGACGAAACCACAGACGGAACACCCAGTCcagccaaaaagaagaaaaagaggaagtcTACAATCGATTGA